The segment ttatgtaatttttttcagtAGTTTACTTTGTTGCTATGCACTAAAAATCAGTATAAATATCAGTTGCATTTAGTATACTTTCACAGTTGCACTAAAGTACTACTAaagtaaaagtatacttttagcaTTGCATTTATAGTGTATCATTTTTACAATCCCATTTAgcacaaaatataacattactaATATTCTTTcttgtatttaagtatttttaggGTACTCAAGTAACCTTTATTTTCACATGGGAGGTACGCTGTTTTTcccctttagaaaaaaaaagccaatcagcacaaataaatgaaaatgacttaaaattataTACTCGCATGGTATTCGATCACCATCAACAGTCTTAAAGAGGATTAGAGGAGAAAAATAATGCATAATACTGTAAATTCAGCACCATATTGCACTTTACAATAGCCTATGgtcttttgaattttattttcataaaaaaacaaatgtgtagcagctttatgttttgttttatatttattgctttatttaaaaaaaattaaaataaaataaaaaacatataacCATGATGTTTTCTTGTGACCATCGTACTAAAACTAGTAAGCTAATATCTGGATTCTAAGCaagaatttctttctttttaaaggcTTAGTTCTAATTCGTTTTCATTTAATGTCAATTTAATAAGAGCCAGATTTAAGATAAATATCAGTGTCttaaataaggttttttttttttttttttttttatgtttgcaaATATTAAAGTTCTGATAGGGATATtgtaccccaaaatgaaaattgtcctCATTTACTTAATTTTACTTCTTTAtcctgtggaacataaaagaagatactcTGATAAATTCAGTACATTgatgtctatagagtagaaatcaagggttacaaattatgtttggttacattatacaaaatgcagtttTGGAACGACGTGATGGTGAGGATATTATTTGTATtaaagaaagatttttttattacagAACTTATTAGCAATAAAAATCCCGCATTCTAGCTGAAAATCAGTGCTATGTGCATTTCTATGTGACTaaaatcaaagactatagaatacccaagacatgtcactcgtgtagttttgaatggggaaaaatgcggtcatcatggccgcgaagccccgccttcttagtgaaagagccaatcgttgattagtaaagtcagcgcgtcactggaGCTACCGtgagaagtcccggttgctatagaaacaatcggcgctctagacgtgcgctcagtactgcgcatgcgcactggctcatctagccggaaaaataagcgttttttcacgctattggagtacaaggaaccatatttatgaggcagttcttgttggatttctttggatatttaaaatatgaaatttaatcgtaagcttggtgaacagttttggagaatttgatgtttccccattcaaacagataggagctgcacttgtatgcccgagaggcgtttcaaagatggccgccgagtgacatgacttgccttaaagggactttgctaaaatgcattattaagtttttaaaatttgAACTCAGGATATCATTATttgtttctgtcctgttttattcattaatGTATTTACTCCAATAAATGTCCCTATAATCCAACAAAACTTTCAAACATTTTAATCCCAGTCCAGCCCTGAcgtagcctaataataataataataataataatcataatcataataataataaaacgaaTAAAACTTTGAACGACCCACCCTATACTGCCAAATTTAAtttaagtatgtttttttttttttaatatataaaataaacaagtgttcttttaaataacaacaacatttaGTCCTATATAGTTTTGgtatcaaatatatattttttataccaAAACTACTAATTCTACAGTCACCGTTATGCAGATcaaaaacacagctaaaaagtGGTCATCCTTCACAtaactaatatctaccacagttttatcaaaggtagaatgaaaaaaaaaaagtttcgaTACAAGCAGTTCAGTCAAATGGAGTTTattcaatatttcaaacttttaacccacgggagaaaatcaacccgccgcaacagtttaaaatcagctATTAAAaatggatttggcaaccctacatcttACACGAGCTGCATCCAGAGCGATTTAACTACTCCAAAGCGACTCCGTAATGcgccaaaattatatttaatattagaatgtttgcagaAGCATGATaaagaaaacagtcccgcgcaaggctttaatacaaaaacgcacacaatgaatggcgactgtagaaagcaaaagctgAGTGTATACGTTTATAATTAATGAGTTCTTTTCAAAAACGTTATAAATTCGTTTTAATAGTTTTcttgaaaatgacatttttaccTAGATCCTATATTCTTTATCCAAATGGCTCTGTCTGAACATTTTAAACAACGATCGTTAAATGAaacaacattgattataaattcaacgtttattttattttttttcaaaccgCTACAAATCCATCCTTTTTCCAAAACATTGTTCGTTTAtgtcttaaaaaacaaacaaacaaaaaaaaaagacaacatgCAACATATGACATTAGGGACTCATAATATAAatcgttatttttttaatgtcggTCTGTCCCTTTGTTTACGTTAAGACGCTGCCTTTTCACTTGCGTTATGTCCAGAAAATTACGTATTGCCCTGTCCTATTCAACCTTGTTTGGTAAAACGTGTTCAAATTAATCATCAGGTCGTCCGCTGACAGCTTTTAGTTTGCGCGTTTCattgtaaacggaccaaaactgagacttttgaaaacagTGGCATGGCTGCCCACATTCTCTCTGCATATCATTGAGGACCATGTAAACAATCACATCATGTTCGTTGCTGTACTTATAGTTATCAGTAGATTCCTACtttgaccgctccaagcacgtcctCCATCTAAACAATATATCTACCTATACACgctagtattattttttttatttttttatttttttatttggcatTGGAAAAGAGCTCTTCAATTGTACTGTACAGTCTATAGCCTTATTTATTGTCTGTGGTtacactgtatgtttgttttctAATACCAGAAGCAGAGCTCCTAGTTTGACTCGATgctatagaaaataaaaaagacaagTCAATTCAAAAGCTTTATTGAGATATTTTTTAAACCAGAAAGTGCAATAAGCAAATATTTTCCATAGGCAAATACACTTAGCAGACAATAAACGTTGTTGATAGAATATAAAAATTAAAGACAATTCGATTCCAAAACTACATGGCAGTTTACCTTGCTTCTCTGATCCTAAATACATCATACGTGGACGAATTGAAAAAAACAACAGTTAATAAAAAGGTTAATAATAAATCTCAGCTCTCTTAAAGTGTTACAGCATCTTCAGCTTCCTGAACAAGAACGGTTTGTAAAACGCTTCTACTTTTCTtagtgtggatcctctcgtgtATTTTCAGATATCCTGActgattgaatctcttgtcacagtgtgaacacttgtaaggtttctctccagtgtggatcctctcatgttttTTCATGTCTCCTGACTTAACAAATCTCTtctcacagtgtgaacacttataaggtttttctccagtgtggatcctctcatgtattttcatgTCTCCTGACTTAACAAATCTCTtctcacagtgtgaacacttgtaaggtttttctccagagtgaatcctctcatgcagttttaaatggctcgctgtagtaaaagtcttttcacactcaaagcacatgtagtctttcacaccagtgtgtattttctgatgtTCTTTCAAATGTTGTAGAcatgagaaactctttccacacaaatgacatggATATGGCTTCTCTTTTGTATGAACTCTCAGGTGCCGCTTCAGGTGTGGAGCTCTCAAAAACACTTTGtcgcattgatcacatgcgtaCAGTTTCACTCTAGTGTGAACATTTGTGTGTGCATTAAGATTTGATAAACGTCTGAAACTcatcccacattgatcacaagtaaaaggtttctctccagtatgaactctcatatGTGATGTAAGTTGTTCTTTCAGTCTGAagctcttcccgcactgatcacaagtgaatggCTTCTCTCCGGTATGAACTCTTTTATGCGCTGTAAGTTGTCCTTTCAGGCTGAAACTcatcccacattgatcacaattGAATGGCTTCTcaccagtatgaactctcatatGTGCTGTACGTTGTCCTTTCTGGCTGAAACTcatcccacattgatcacaagtaaAAGGTTTCTcaccagtatgaactctcatgtgacgcTCAATGCTTGATTTACTTGataaactctttccacactgagtgcaagTGATAAATTTCTTggctcttcttttcttttcgccaGGTTTGACATGACTTTTCTCCTCAACTTCACTCAATTCTTCAATTATctctaaaaaaagtaaaaattgttcaTTTTCAGTAACTCGTAAAAAGCAAAGACATGTGGACATTAAAATGTGGGCATTAAAACcctaatataacaatataaattaGATAATTGTTATACCATAGTTTTGtcattttgatgcatttttttaaatgatgcatCCCTGAAATATTTTCATAAATGAGATGCATTGatcttcaaattattattttgaaaccttCATAGGCAAAAATCTGTTTCTATAGGATGAACTATTGAATGTTCAACACACTACAGAATTATTTAACAATGCTATTGAAAATAGTACCAACATTTGTTAGCAgtggcaaatatatatatatatatatatatatatatatatatatataatatatatatatatatattctactcTTATTAAATGAACCATTAGttgtgtatttattaatttaagtaaaaaaaagccATTAAGTGCttctctgctgccatctactggttatGGTGGTAACTTTATGTatgcatttaattttaaataactgtttgtttaccacaacatgtatttattaaaataacatttaaaattggAAAAATGTTTGGAGTTTTAAAGCACTGTAAATAAAGCCCTGCTGTATTATTTGATGCTTCATTTATTGCAGAGCTCTAAAGATTTTTTCGTATTACAGCAAATCTAAATCTGGTTGAAGCTCTTTAACCTTCAGCACTATTAATAAAAAAGACACataaacaccaacctgtttgttcttctGTGTCTTTGGGATGTTTGATGCAGTGTTCTGGATCTCTCATCTTCTCTGTTTTCTTTAATAAACTCAGTCTTGGCAGATTTCAGCTCTTCCTGATGATTTGACGCTCTTCAGCACTTGTAAACTGATGGGAATATTCCAGCATTTATTAGTGAATTGCTGTGGGCGGGGCTTCACCGATGATGCGATTCTTTTGGGAGGGGCTTCATTAAAGGTGAAGCGCAGCATAGGAGGAGCTAATCTGACAGAATAAATTCAAACGTACTGAGATCGTCTAGCACACAATAAATTGTAtactatatattcaaatattaataatggtaagaaaaataaacacagaaaacaTAAACACAGAAATACATCTACAAATTTGTAATCAAGAAATAGCCTCAGTATGTTGACACCAAATCTCCTGTAAATTGCCACTTAAAACTCATTCCACTGAAGACATCAGCATAATAAATGAAGTGAAAACATGAGCTATTTGCATGAAATAAAGAGTCTTTTCAGCAGATGTGTTCATATTAATGGGCTGAGGCTATCAACACTCATTCAACAAGACATTCAGGATCATCAGCAGATCATCTCACTTTATTCTGAGTGTTTGCTGTTGAAAACAGATTATTTGAGCCAGGATATATGATAAAAGCCCAAGCATTAGACTGTACTGTTATTTCTCACTATAGATGAAACATATAACACAAAAACACTGTCAATAACTATCCTACAAATCCATATAGCTTAACATGTCCACTTTTGAATAACTACATTACAGTAATTAACTACATTAATTACAATAAAGTAATTATACgattaatattttacagtttttcatGTTTAGAAACTGACACTGATCATAAAACTTTGAAAACCAAAGAGCACCAGCAATATTTAACGTTTTCTTTTGTCAGAATATTGATCTATATTCACATTTATGAATGGATTTGAAAATACTCCAATTCTTTACTCAGTAATAACGTGAGATTTGATGCTACGCCTCTGTGTGTGCAagacatataaatgaaaaatagaagtaaacaaaaataaaaaagttactaTTTCAAGCAAATAAAAATCCGCAGAGtgaccagcaggtggcgctaaaTCTTTATTCAAATATGAAATATGCCGAGTCTTCTGAAGTGATTGAGCAGTTCGTTTTTTTCCCCGCACATTTACACAACAATGAGCGCTTTAAATGTACGATTATGCTTAATCAGCTGAAAATGGACGTGGTCATGTAAACGCAGTAACCCATTTTCTTTAAGTAAGATCATAAACGGTGTTAGCATAAACAGGTCGACACAGGTACTTTTCTGCCTCTGGTTTTGCACAACATGTAAacgcaatttatatactttaagaCTGTTAATTAAGAATTATTCAAAACAATGACTTCTACTTCTAAGCAATTTTTTGATAAGACATCTGTATACTTATAAGTATGGCTTTCGtgtactttatacaccactggAAAAGTTTGCCGACTTTTAGGTTCAGTTTGGAGAGGGATTTTTTTTCAATATCGATTCAATAGTTTAAATGTGTATATACTGTACATATGAGGGGGGAAATATTTTGTTGAATGCCTTTTCAGCACTAGTTAAAACCTAGGTTAAAAATTAGTATTTGATATATATAAGAGTGTCGAATGAAAATTAGTTGTTTTTCCCCAAGCACAAAAtgaatttaaaacaattttctctatttgaatatatactTAAGTCATTGATGTACAATTATTTAGTACTATCAGCAAGCCTACACgatcacatgaacatccacactagagagaaaccttttcagtgttcacactgtgaaaaGAGATTCAGACGGTCAACACATCTGAAAACACACAAGAAgatccacacaggagagaaaccgtacatGTGTAATACAAATGCAAATTCAAATACAAATATACTCTTGAGTCTTGagcttcacatgagagttcattcTGTACAGAAACTGTTCACTTGttatcaatgtgggaagagtttctcacaatcaGGACATCTTAAGGATAACATGAACATCCAAACTAGAAAGAGGCTGTACTTTTGTGATCAATATCATAAAACATTTTTGAGGGCTTCAGTCCTAAAGAAACCCATGAGAGCTCATACAAAGTAGAAGCCACATTCATGTTATTTGGGTGATAAgtgtttttcatatatatatatatatatatatattaattttgaaAGATCAGCAAATACATACTAGTATGAGAGATAGAATACAAGAAGAagagagaagctagtgttagttttttttttttttttaaagaaaacaagtagaaagtaaaataatagagaatgagtCTAAAAGGTCTAGTTTTattagaatagaattagaatagagagagttagagggtcaaatcaAGATTGAAGAGATGTGTTTgtagccgattcttgaagatggcaAAGGATGAGTTGTTCAGTTTGAGTaaggcaggtcattccaccagaaaGGTACATTTAAGGGTACagcatttttttccttttgtggaatttatttgcatagtccaaacacaaagttagaaaaggGATGATTCTTTcaagacataaaaaaaatcttactgatatcagacttttgaatggcagcgtatataataaaagtaaataaggacatctttgtgtgtgtgtgtgtgtgtgtgtgtgtgtgtgtgtgtgtgtgtacttcttACATTTCAGTAATTCCACTGAAATTCCTTCACTTTGCAAATAAGAGTGCAACTTGGGTTCACTTCAACAATCGTTTTAGATGGCACTTTACCTTTCAACTTGTTCATCTCTCAGAACAAATACCTATACCTCCAAAGCAGTCAGGAAGCAAGCAATATGTAACTGatattagttttagcttttgAGACATCAGAATCATTTTCTCTCtctaaaaaaaagagaaacatcATTTATCATCTTcatgtaaaatgcaggtactcagatagtatagaagcccgtttccgccaggtcagaaaaaaatgaattaaaaagtcgaaattatgacttactatgtcgaaattatgactttataagttataattatgagatacaaactgagATAATGATAAATGTCCCGTTTATCATTAGAACACTCCtggaaacggaacttcaaaggcgTATGTCGACTCATCTGATTCGTCAAGTAGTCATGAGATCAATgtgttaagtcataatttcggtttttttttaagtcataattttggatttttatctcataattccgatttaagtcattattatgacttataaagtcataatttcgatctcgtaattatgatttaagtatatcataatttcgatttaaggcatggatttttttctgacctggcggaaacgggcttccataaattagaatgcaactattacctTTGAATGAACTTAAAAGCTCCGTCTGTCTCCTCCTGGTAACATTAGTCCAGATTTAATATGTaatatgcagcaaacacataggcccggtttcccagacagggcttagactaagccaggattagaccatagttcaattaggacatttaagtaatttttataaacatgcttagaaaaaaaacattactggtgtgcatcttgagacaaaacaaaggcactgatatattttaaaatcaatcagtgcaattttatttcagttgaaacaactcagacttaccttttagtctaggactaggcttaagccctgtctgCGAAACTGGGCCTTAATGTTCCCCCATTTATATCATAAACACACTATTTTTGCAGAATTGCATGTCCTAAATAAGCTTTAAATAAAGTATAGACATCAAAGCGGTCAATTCGCATTATAAAGataacataattttaattttatagctaaaACTAAGCCAAGGTTAAGCGTCTAAAAATCATACCATAAACACTGGGTTATTGCTTTACTGCAGGCTCTTCTCCAGCCCGCGCTTTCTCCTGTCATCAACATAAAGCCGCGCGCTCTcgtaatttaaaaaatagcagTTATTTCTTTTCACTGACTGACTAACATTAGTTGATTTATCTCTTTAATGGATAATTacttacaattaatatatatatatatatatatatatatatatatatatatatatatacgagagtaaatattgttatttcaGAGAGATTTGACACGTCTAATTGAAGAGAACGTTAACCGAAACGCTTTCGTCTACTGACCAAAAGAGGGAAGCATATCGTCGTTATTCAGTAAGAAACGAATGCAATGTTATCCTAGTTCAAgtcaaatacattttattagtttttaatgtctgtaaaaataaaatgaacatttttaaaaTCCAGTATTTTGTTGAAGTCATGCTATTTGTTGCTTTAAAATCTGGATTATTATATAGTCTGGTACTTCTCAACATCTTATTAACGAATAAGAATCTAAGTTGATTTCAATGGTAGGTAAAAGAATGTTATTGAACACAGAAAAAATAATGTGCACATTTGAATTTAAACAGTACATTTATTTGTGAAGCAGAGTGTTACATGTACACTGAACAATTTGTTTCTTGTTCTGAGAGCTTGAACATATTTCATAGTTTTATAGATTTAAAAGGGAAAAAAGTTCACATCCTGAGAATTGACCCACATTACAAATTACGTTTGTGTACAGATGGTGAAATAATATAATCAGTACCATATATGTACCACATATTTGAACATTGAATGTGTCTTTCAATCAATGCTTGCTGCTTTTTATAGAACACGTTTATAACATTTACATTGAGTAACGAATAAACAAAACGAGCTGAAAGGCCTTTACCCCGCATGACTTGACATGTGCTTCTTAAGGTTTGTTTTacgtgtaaaactctttccacactcagagcagctgaaaggcttcTCCTCAGCATGAGTTAACATGTGATTCTTCAGGATCCCTTTACATAttaaactctttccacactgacaacAGCCGAAAGGTGTTTCTCCGTTATAAAATAACATGTGACTCTCAAGTTGTGCTTTTCGAGTGAAAGTGTCTCCACACTCAGAGCAGGTAAATGGCTTTTCTGAAGCGTGAGTTAGCAAATGATCATTAAGTTGACTTTTctttgtgaaactctttccacactgagagcaggtaaAAGGCTTTACCCCACCATGAATGAACATGTGATTCTTAAGGCTTGCTTTATGAGTAAATttttttccacactcagagcaggtgaaaggcttttctgAAGTGTGAGTTGCCAAATGATCCTTCAGGTGGCTTTTCTttatgaaactctttccacactcagagcagatAAAAGGCTTTATTCCAGCATGAAGTAGCATGTGGTTCTTAAGGTTTTCGTTACACGTGAAAGTGTTTCCGCATTGAGAGCAGCTAAAAGGCTTTTGCCCACTATGCATTCTCATGTGTTTCTTAAGGTGGATTTTCAGTTTGAACgcgtttccacactgagagcagctgaaaggcttttTTGAACTGTGAGTAATCAAATGAGCCCTGAGGTGTCCTTTCAGtataaaactctttccacactcagagcagctgaaaggctttaTTCCAgcatgaattttcatgtgactcCTCAGGCTCCCTTTCTGTGTGAAAGCATTTCCgcactgagagcagctgaaacGCCTTTTAACGTCTGTTTTTTGATCGCTGCAACTCACTGATTTTTCTCCATCGACATCACAATCTTTCTGATCCTGATGTTTCTCTTCCACCTCATTCAGATCTTGTCTTTCTTCTTTCACTTTCTTCAGGCCTATTAAACattagaaaacattaaaatgatgaaaatgaaaacattaaaatgatgaaaatcaAAATCGGTGACCTGGCGACTGATTTGCCCCGCTGCCCCGCTTTTGTTGTTCTTAATTCATGCAAATGTCAACCTTAAcatgaaaaaattaagtttttactaAAAGTTTTTACTATACTGCTAGCACAGGTGGTGGTTCAAATAcctaatgtaaataaataatgtgaGGTGTCTCTAAaagttttcaaaaaacatttattttcttttttttagtgcATGATTTGCCATAGTCTGGTAAgtgctattttaaaaaataaattaatgtctaTTCCACGCTATGATCAAATGTTTTGAACAGAAACGATGCATGGGACTCAACGAAAAAGTGGAAGCGACCAGAAGAAGCAGTGAAATATAGCAACATCACTGAACTGTTCATGGCTTCAGGTGCAGGTCAGATTTATCTGTAAATACTCTAAAGAGTTTTGTCTTAACATAGTTGAGTATTAATCTGCTAGCACCTGTTAGGCGATCCATAGCACaccattattatcattattcagAATACTGTGCTAAAGGACATCATTATCGATTGtaaagttacattaaaaaaaattagcagAGACAGATATTCACATGGGTTTATTGTACAGGGAGGGAGGGAACTAGagcaaacagcaaaacaaaaataatcacaGTCACAGCCTAATAATTCAATGGTGTGTATTAGAAATATCAGTattagaaatttaaaaaatatatactgtaataattttgacatttaggcactttagaaaatgtgttttaatacactaccagtcaaaagattttgatcCGTGAGattgttttatttattgcatCTATTTTTGCATTTTTCCGATCCAAGCTAGACAGCAACAATAATATCGTCAAACAGCCAATTTCTATTTGgatatgtaatttaattttaattcaattttaacgtgctgatttttattattatgttgaaaattgGTTTTCAAGGTTTGGTGAAACGAAAGTTCAGAAAACAGCATTGATCTCAAATATACGTCTTTTGCAACAGTATacgtgtctttatcatcacttttgacctaTTTAAAGTTACAATTTCtgttatttctatttcagataaatgcttatctttggatcttactattagtcaaagaatcctgatgtaacgtactcaactgtttaaataatttgaaaacggtttaacaatgtatttttaataGTAGGCTACTGCTCAAGCTGTTGTACCCCAAATTTTggcctttttttgtgtgtgtgtgtgtgtgtgacctggATGAGTGTTTCCTGGCCTGAAATTGCACCCCAGTCCCTAACAGTAAGCACAGATGAATGAAGTTTGAATACCAACCTCTGTGTTCCtcgtgttttattctcaaagattctggttcctcttgttttattctccatgGTTCTGGTTCACTCGTGTCCTCCTCACTCTCTTCTTTAACAAACACCATCTtgacagcagcagatctcagttcagatGCTTCAGTACTCCTCAagatattcctgcttgcttcAAAACTTAGTTACGACTACGAGGATGAGAACATTACAGGCATTTATTAACCTGATTCCAATAAATTTGCAATCTAATTCTAATTACAGAAACATTTCTAACCGTTTGTTTTTAAACGAATAGTGAACGATTAAACTAATCTTCTTCCTCTGAGGTTTGATGGTGTTTGGCAGAAAACGTATGTGTTTTAGCGCCCCCCGCTGAACTGGAGTGGCGCTAAAACATACGGAGGATGGAAATAATGCTTCTACAAGGTGCACTGAATTTTTCCCGATCTGtacaaataaatgaaattaaactaAACTACATAAAAAGAGATATAAATAGACTCCAATTATATTCAATCAACAGCAACAGTCTGTGTGATTGAGGATTAGAAGAGAAAAACGAGCGAAGTCAAATATATCAACACACAAGGTTCCCTAATGAATGGTTGCTATTTGCTTCCAAAACTcttcacaaaacacacacacatccaaaccctccctgtgtgaaaaagtgttcacaaagtgaagtagaccaaaagatcctcaaaagctatacatcatgttgagatccaaagaaattcaggaacaaatgagaaagaaagttaaaaaaaggttataaagccatttataaagctttgggactccagcgaaccacagtgagagccattatccacaaacagcgaaaacatggaacagtggtgaaccttacCAGGAGTGGACGGCTGAcaaaaattaccccaagagtgcagcgatgactcatccacagggccgtgcagagacctttaaaggggcaggtgctcaaagtataaaaagggcacctggaacaaggcatttaagagcccctcgggtccatcacctcattgtaggcatccagttacttacgtaataagtaacaatgtcattaataagacaaataatgcattattcaaagttttaattgcattaatgtttagttcaggactcaaacaatagaattagtcatatttttatcactataaaaggggAACTCTAAATAGGGCTGATGAACGGATAATTGAAAATACTGAATGTCTGGAATgat is part of the Garra rufa chromosome 1, GarRuf1.0, whole genome shotgun sequence genome and harbors:
- the LOC141346936 gene encoding uncharacterized protein, with amino-acid sequence MVFVKEESEEDTSEPEPWRIKQEEPESLRIKHEEHRGLKKVKEERQDLNEVEEKHQDQKDCDVDGEKSVSCSDQKTDVKRRFSCSQCGNAFTQKGSLRSHMKIHAGIKPFSCSECGKSFILKGHLRAHLITHSSKKPFSCSQCGNAFKLKIHLKKHMRMHSGQKPFSCSQCGNTFTCNENLKNHMLLHAGIKPFICSECGKSFIKKSHLKDHLATHTSEKPFTCSECGKKFTHKASLKNHMFIHGGVKPFTCSQCGKSFTKKSQLNDHLLTHASEKPFTCSECGDTFTRKAQLESHMLFYNGETPFGCCQCGKSLICKGILKNHMLTHAEEKPFSCSECGKSFTRKTNLKKHMSKIIEELSEVEEKSHVKPGEKKRRAKKFITCTQCGKSLSSKSSIERHMRVHTGEKPFTCDQCGMSFSQKGQRTAHMRVHTGEKPFNCDQCGMSFSLKGQLTAHKRVHTGEKPFTCDQCGKSFRLKEQLTSHMRVHTGEKPFTCDQCGMSFRRLSNLNAHTNVHTRVKLYACDQCDKVFLRAPHLKRHLRVHTKEKPYPCHLCGKSFSCLQHLKEHQKIHTGVKDYMCFECEKTFTTASHLKLHERIHSGEKPYKCSHCEKRFVKSGDMKIHERIHTGEKPYKCSHCEKRFVKSGDMKKHERIHTGEKPYKCSHCDKRFNQSGYLKIHERIHTKKSRSVLQTVLVQEAEDAVTL